One genomic region from Streptomyces sp. Li-HN-5-11 encodes:
- a CDS encoding GntR family transcriptional regulator, producing MAEQHTPALPALGGRRPSYRERVADALRAALIAGELRPGEVYSAPGLAARFGVSATPVREAMLDLAKEGLVDTVPNKGFRVTAVSERQLDEYTHIRSLIEIPTTAALAATAATADLEALRPVAQEIVTSASTGDLIAYVEADLRFHLGLLALAGNGHLVEVVRDLRRRSRLYGLTALAEQGRLQASAEEHLELLDALLARDEEAVREVMTRHLRHVRGLWASGTPKS from the coding sequence ATGGCCGAGCAGCACACCCCCGCTCTGCCCGCGCTGGGCGGAAGGAGGCCCAGCTACCGGGAGCGGGTGGCGGACGCGCTGCGGGCCGCCCTGATCGCGGGGGAACTGCGCCCCGGCGAGGTGTACTCGGCCCCCGGTCTGGCGGCCCGCTTCGGCGTCTCCGCGACGCCGGTGCGCGAGGCGATGCTCGACCTCGCCAAGGAGGGACTGGTCGACACCGTCCCCAACAAGGGCTTCCGGGTCACCGCCGTCTCCGAGCGGCAGCTCGACGAGTACACCCACATCCGGTCCCTGATAGAGATCCCGACGACGGCCGCCCTCGCCGCCACCGCGGCCACCGCCGACCTGGAGGCGCTGCGTCCCGTCGCCCAGGAGATCGTCACCTCCGCGAGCACCGGCGACCTCATCGCCTACGTCGAGGCCGACCTGCGCTTCCACCTCGGCCTGCTGGCGCTCGCCGGCAACGGCCACCTGGTGGAGGTCGTACGGGACCTGCGGCGCCGCTCCCGGCTGTACGGGCTGACGGCGCTGGCCGAGCAGGGGCGGCTGCAGGCCTCGGCCGAGGAGCACCTGGAGCTCCTCGACGCGCTGCTCGCGCGGGACGAGGAGGCCGTACGGGAGGTGATGACCCGGCACCTGCGGCACGTCCGGGGGCTGTGGGCGTCGGGGACGCCCAAGTCCTAG
- a CDS encoding (2Fe-2S)-binding protein translates to MNPLDLAGARPGPAFTVTFDGRQIEALPGQTVAAALWAAGITSWRTTRRTGRPRGIFCGIGVCFDCLVTVNGRPNQRACLVPVHSGDVIRTQEGTGHED, encoded by the coding sequence ATGAACCCGCTGGACCTGGCGGGCGCCCGGCCCGGACCCGCCTTCACGGTCACCTTCGACGGCCGGCAGATCGAGGCGCTGCCCGGCCAGACGGTCGCCGCCGCGCTCTGGGCGGCCGGCATCACCTCATGGCGCACCACCCGGCGCACGGGACGGCCCCGCGGGATCTTCTGCGGCATCGGTGTCTGCTTCGACTGCCTGGTGACCGTCAATGGCCGCCCCAACCAGCGCGCCTGCCTCGTGCCGGTGCACTCCGGTGATGTCATCCGCACCCAGGAAGGGACGGGCCATGAGGACTGA
- a CDS encoding proline racemase family protein, with the protein MRSKLVLHAVDSHTEGMPTRVITGGIGTIPGATMNERRLYFREHRDEIKQLLMNEPRGHAAMSGALLQPPTRPDCDWGVVYIEVSGYLPMCGHGTIGVATVLVETGMVDVVEPVTTIRLDTPAGLVVAEVAVEGGAARAVTLRNVPSFAVGLDRKITLPDGRTVTYDLAYGGNFYAILPLEEFGLPFDRSRKDDILSAGLALMDAINAEEEPVHPEDPSIRGCHHVHLLAPGATARHSRHAMAIHPGWFDRSPCGTGTSARMAQLHARGLLPLHTEFVNESFIGTRFTGRLLGTTEVAGSPAVLPSFTGRAWITGTAQYLLDPDDPFPAGFVL; encoded by the coding sequence ATGCGCAGCAAGCTCGTCCTGCACGCCGTCGACTCGCACACCGAGGGCATGCCCACACGCGTCATCACCGGCGGCATCGGCACCATCCCCGGCGCGACCATGAACGAGCGGCGGCTGTACTTCCGCGAACACCGCGACGAAATCAAGCAGTTGCTGATGAACGAGCCGCGCGGCCACGCCGCCATGAGCGGCGCCCTCCTCCAGCCGCCGACCCGCCCCGACTGCGACTGGGGCGTGGTCTACATCGAGGTCTCCGGATACCTGCCGATGTGCGGGCACGGCACCATCGGCGTGGCGACCGTCCTCGTCGAGACGGGGATGGTCGACGTCGTCGAGCCGGTCACCACCATCCGGCTGGACACCCCGGCGGGCCTCGTCGTCGCCGAGGTGGCCGTGGAGGGCGGCGCGGCCAGGGCCGTGACACTGCGCAACGTGCCCTCCTTCGCCGTCGGCCTGGACCGCAAGATCACGCTGCCGGACGGCCGGACGGTGACGTACGACCTCGCCTACGGCGGCAACTTCTACGCCATCCTGCCGCTGGAGGAGTTCGGCCTGCCCTTCGACCGCTCCCGCAAGGACGACATCCTCTCGGCGGGGCTGGCCCTGATGGACGCGATCAACGCGGAGGAGGAGCCCGTCCACCCGGAGGATCCCTCCATTCGCGGCTGTCACCATGTCCATCTGCTGGCTCCCGGCGCCACCGCCCGCCACTCCCGCCATGCGATGGCCATCCACCCGGGCTGGTTCGACCGCTCGCCCTGCGGCACGGGCACGAGCGCCCGCATGGCACAACTGCACGCACGGGGCCTACTGCCGTTGCACACCGAGTTCGTGAACGAGTCCTTCATCGGCACCCGCTTCACCGGCCGGCTGCTCGGCACCACCGAGGTGGCCGGCAGCCCCGCGGTCCTGCCCAGCTTCACCGGCCGGGCGTGGATCACCGGCACCGCCCAGTACCTGCTGGATCCCGACGATCCCTTCCCGGCGGGGTTCGTGCTGTAG
- a CDS encoding PDR/VanB family oxidoreductase yields MSVYEAELVVDRMQSAADGVLSLTLRHPLGERLPAWEPGAHIDVVLGPDLERQYSLCGDPADRAAWRIAVLREPDGRGGSAYVHEQVRQGAKVRVRGPRNHFRLEPSARYRFVAGGIGITPLLPMLAAAEAAGAEWTLLYGGRTRDSMAFTEELGRYGDRVTIAPQDETGLLDLGSVFDGLPEGTLVYCCGPGPLLDAVEQRCPAGLLHVERFTPKAQQTGDDTEFEVVLAQSGHTLTVPAGTSVLDTVRGAGVEVLYSCTEGTCGTCETEVLEGTPDHRDSVLTDEERAAGETMMICVSRCRGKRLVLDL; encoded by the coding sequence ATGAGCGTGTACGAAGCCGAGCTCGTCGTCGACCGTATGCAGTCCGCGGCCGACGGCGTACTGTCGCTCACCCTGCGCCACCCGCTGGGCGAGCGGCTCCCGGCCTGGGAGCCGGGCGCCCACATCGACGTCGTCCTCGGTCCGGACCTGGAACGGCAGTACTCACTGTGCGGCGACCCCGCCGACCGCGCCGCCTGGCGGATCGCGGTGCTGCGCGAGCCGGACGGGCGCGGCGGATCGGCCTACGTGCACGAGCAGGTGAGGCAGGGCGCCAAGGTGCGGGTGCGCGGACCGCGCAACCACTTCCGTCTGGAGCCCTCCGCCCGCTACCGGTTCGTCGCGGGCGGCATCGGCATCACCCCGCTCCTGCCGATGCTGGCCGCGGCCGAGGCGGCCGGCGCCGAGTGGACACTGCTGTACGGCGGGCGCACGCGCGACTCGATGGCGTTCACCGAGGAGCTCGGCCGGTACGGGGACCGGGTGACGATCGCCCCGCAGGACGAGACCGGCCTGCTGGACCTCGGTTCCGTGTTCGACGGGCTTCCCGAGGGCACCCTCGTCTACTGCTGCGGTCCCGGCCCGCTGCTCGACGCCGTCGAACAGCGGTGCCCGGCCGGACTGCTGCACGTGGAACGGTTCACGCCGAAGGCCCAGCAGACCGGCGACGACACCGAGTTCGAGGTCGTCCTCGCACAGAGCGGGCACACCCTCACCGTCCCCGCCGGAACCTCGGTGCTCGACACCGTGCGCGGCGCCGGCGTGGAGGTGCTCTACTCCTGCACCGAGGGCACCTGCGGAACCTGCGAGACCGAGGTCCTCGAGGGCACCCCGGACCACCGGGACTCGGTCCTCACCGACGAGGAACGTGCGGCCGGCGAGACGATGATGATCTGCGTGTCCCGGTGCCGTGGGAAACGGCTGGTGCTCGATCTCTGA
- a CDS encoding FAD-dependent oxidoreductase produces MRTDLAVIGAGPAGLAAALAAAAYGLRVTILDAAPAPGGQFYRQPAAGLRAGRPQALHHQWRTWERLRDALAACDAEILTDHHVWAVECGFTVHALHGPGRQESAAVRAEAVLLATGGYEKVLPFPGWTLPGVVTAGGAQAMLKSALVVPGRRAVVAGTGPLLLPVATGLAAAGAEVAALVESADPKAFVRHIRALAAKAPEGAGYAARLLRHRIRFLARHTVVRAHGEHTLTGVTVAALDSGGRVRPGSERHIPCDTLAVGHGMLPHTDLAESLGCRLDGHTVRVDGEQRTDVPGVWAAGEATGIGGATLALAEGHIAGRSIAARLRSREPDPREWTAAATVRGRLRTVARGMDAVYSPPPSWTEQITDDTVVCRCEEVTAASVRRAVGELGAGDLRTVKLLTRAGMGWCQGRMCAPAVAGVAGCELTSSTRPFARPVPLGVLARQHEDTTEEGAS; encoded by the coding sequence ATGAGGACTGACCTCGCGGTGATCGGCGCCGGTCCGGCCGGGCTCGCGGCAGCGCTGGCCGCGGCCGCGTACGGGCTGCGCGTCACGATCCTGGATGCGGCGCCGGCACCGGGCGGCCAGTTCTACCGGCAGCCCGCGGCAGGGCTGAGAGCCGGGCGTCCGCAGGCGCTGCACCACCAGTGGCGCACCTGGGAACGGCTGCGGGACGCACTGGCGGCCTGCGACGCGGAAATCCTGACGGACCATCATGTGTGGGCGGTCGAGTGCGGATTCACGGTGCACGCCCTGCACGGCCCCGGCCGGCAGGAGTCCGCCGCCGTCCGGGCCGAGGCCGTGCTGCTCGCCACCGGCGGCTACGAGAAGGTGCTGCCCTTTCCCGGCTGGACCCTGCCCGGCGTGGTCACCGCGGGCGGCGCGCAGGCCATGCTCAAGAGCGCACTGGTGGTGCCGGGACGCCGGGCCGTCGTGGCCGGGACCGGGCCCCTGCTGCTGCCCGTGGCGACCGGACTCGCGGCGGCCGGGGCCGAGGTCGCGGCCCTGGTCGAATCCGCCGATCCGAAGGCCTTCGTACGGCACATACGTGCCCTCGCCGCCAAGGCCCCGGAGGGCGCCGGATACGCGGCCCGGCTCCTGCGCCACCGCATCCGCTTCCTCGCCCGCCACACGGTCGTCCGTGCGCACGGCGAGCACACCCTGACCGGTGTCACCGTCGCCGCCCTGGACTCCGGCGGCCGCGTGCGGCCCGGCAGCGAACGGCACATCCCCTGCGACACGCTCGCCGTCGGGCACGGCATGCTCCCGCACACCGACCTCGCCGAGAGCCTCGGCTGCCGCTTGGACGGGCACACCGTGCGTGTCGACGGCGAGCAGCGCACCGACGTACCGGGAGTGTGGGCGGCGGGCGAGGCCACCGGCATCGGCGGCGCCACCCTCGCGCTCGCGGAGGGCCACATCGCCGGCCGCTCGATCGCCGCGCGGCTGAGGAGCCGGGAACCCGACCCGCGGGAGTGGACGGCGGCCGCCACGGTCCGCGGGCGACTGCGTACGGTCGCCCGCGGAATGGATGCCGTATACAGTCCACCGCCGTCCTGGACCGAGCAGATCACCGACGACACCGTGGTCTGCCGCTGCGAGGAGGTCACCGCCGCTTCCGTCCGCCGGGCCGTCGGTGAGCTCGGCGCCGGCGACCTGCGTACCGTCAAACTGCTCACCCGGGCCGGGATGGGCTGGTGCCAGGGCCGGATGTGCGCACCCGCGGTCGCCGGCGTCGCCGGATGCGAACTCACGTCGTCCACAAGGCCGTTCGCCCGTCCCGTGCCGCTCGGCGTACTCGCCCGGCAGCACGAGGACACCACCGAGGAGGGAGCCTCATGA
- a CDS encoding dihydrodipicolinate synthase family protein has translation MTDHRPWHGVLVATALPLRHDLSVDYDRYAEHCAWLVENGCDGVVPNGSLGEYQVLTPEERARVVETAVAAIGGQRVVPGVAAYGSAEARRWAEQARDAGCRAVMLLPPNAYRADERSILAHYAEAARAGLPIVAYNNPIDTKVDLVPELLAKLHGEGHVQAVKEFSGDVRRAYRIAELAPELDLLIGADDVLLELAIAGAKGWVAGYPNALPAASVELYHAAVDGDLATARHLYRQLHPLLRWDSQTEFVQAIKLSMDVVGRYGGPVRPPRMPLPPEREAAVRAATEKVVAAGLA, from the coding sequence ATGACCGACCACCGCCCCTGGCACGGGGTGCTCGTCGCCACCGCGCTGCCGCTGCGCCACGACCTGTCCGTCGACTACGACCGCTACGCCGAGCACTGCGCCTGGCTGGTCGAGAACGGCTGCGACGGCGTCGTCCCGAACGGCTCGCTCGGCGAGTACCAGGTGCTCACGCCCGAGGAGCGCGCCCGGGTCGTCGAGACCGCCGTCGCCGCGATCGGCGGGCAGCGCGTCGTCCCCGGCGTCGCGGCCTACGGCTCCGCGGAGGCCCGCCGCTGGGCCGAACAGGCACGGGACGCGGGCTGCCGGGCGGTGATGCTGCTGCCGCCCAACGCCTACCGCGCCGACGAACGCTCCATCCTCGCCCACTACGCCGAAGCGGCCCGGGCCGGCCTGCCGATCGTGGCGTACAACAACCCCATCGACACCAAGGTCGACCTCGTGCCGGAACTGCTGGCGAAACTGCACGGCGAAGGGCACGTGCAGGCCGTCAAGGAGTTCTCGGGCGACGTCCGCCGCGCCTACCGCATCGCCGAACTCGCCCCCGAACTGGACCTGCTGATCGGCGCCGACGACGTGCTGCTGGAACTCGCGATCGCGGGCGCCAAGGGCTGGGTCGCCGGCTACCCGAACGCGCTGCCCGCCGCGAGCGTGGAGCTGTACCACGCCGCCGTCGACGGCGACCTGGCCACGGCCCGCCACCTCTACCGGCAACTCCATCCGCTCCTGCGCTGGGACTCGCAGACCGAGTTCGTGCAGGCGATCAAACTGTCCATGGACGTCGTCGGACGGTACGGCGGACCCGTACGGCCGCCGCGCATGCCGCTGCCGCCCGAGCGGGAGGCAGCCGTCCGCGCCGCCACCGAGAAGGTCGTCGCGGCAGGCCTCGCGTAG
- a CDS encoding FAD-binding oxidoreductase, producing MSEPLTCDVVVVGAGMTGAACALYAARAGLDVTVVDRGPVAGGTTGAGEGNLLVSDKEPGPELDLALLSLRLWRQLAGELGDLVEYEAKGGVVVAPTPDGLTALERFAAGQRAAGVDAVSVPADRLPDLEPHLAPGLAGAVHYPQDAQVMPALAAAHLLRASAARLLTGTTVTGVLRGPDGAVRGVRTDRGDLHAPAVVNAAGTWGGDLAARAGVHLPVLPRRGFVLVTEPLPPRIRHKVYAADYVADVASDSAALQTSPVVEGTAAGPVLIGASRERVGFDRSLSLPVVRALAAGATRLFPFLTHVRALRTYAGFRPYLPDHLPAIGADPRLPGLLHACGHEGAGIGLSTGTGHLIAQVLSGKEPGLDLTPFRPDRFPPRVETAPAPPEAR from the coding sequence GTGAGCGAGCCGCTGACCTGCGATGTCGTGGTCGTCGGCGCCGGGATGACGGGCGCCGCGTGCGCCCTGTACGCGGCCCGCGCGGGCCTGGACGTCACCGTGGTCGACCGCGGTCCGGTGGCGGGCGGGACGACCGGCGCCGGCGAGGGCAACCTCCTCGTCTCCGACAAGGAACCCGGACCCGAGCTCGACCTCGCGCTGCTCTCCCTGCGGCTGTGGCGGCAACTCGCCGGCGAACTCGGCGACCTGGTGGAGTACGAGGCGAAGGGCGGTGTGGTCGTCGCGCCCACACCTGACGGGCTGACGGCACTGGAGCGCTTCGCCGCCGGTCAACGCGCCGCCGGAGTCGACGCCGTGAGCGTCCCGGCGGATCGGCTCCCCGACCTGGAACCGCACCTGGCGCCCGGCCTGGCGGGCGCGGTGCACTACCCGCAGGACGCCCAGGTGATGCCCGCCCTGGCCGCCGCCCACCTGCTCAGGGCCTCCGCGGCAAGGCTGCTGACCGGCACCACCGTGACCGGGGTGCTGCGCGGGCCGGACGGCGCGGTGCGTGGCGTACGGACGGACCGCGGCGACCTGCACGCCCCGGCGGTCGTCAACGCGGCCGGGACCTGGGGCGGCGACCTGGCCGCCCGCGCCGGAGTCCACCTGCCCGTCCTTCCCCGGCGCGGCTTCGTACTCGTCACCGAGCCGCTCCCGCCCCGCATCCGCCACAAGGTCTACGCGGCGGACTACGTGGCCGACGTCGCCAGCGACTCGGCGGCCCTGCAGACCTCACCGGTGGTGGAGGGCACGGCCGCCGGTCCGGTCCTGATCGGCGCCAGCCGCGAACGGGTCGGATTCGACCGGTCGTTGTCCCTGCCCGTCGTGCGGGCGCTGGCGGCGGGCGCGACACGCCTCTTCCCGTTCCTGACCCACGTACGGGCTCTGCGGACGTACGCCGGCTTCCGGCCCTACCTGCCCGACCATCTGCCCGCGATCGGCGCCGACCCCCGGCTGCCCGGCCTCCTCCACGCCTGCGGGCACGAGGGCGCGGGCATCGGCCTGTCCACCGGCACCGGCCACCTCATCGCCCAGGTGCTGAGCGGAAAGGAACCCGGCCTCGACCTCACGCCGTTCCGCCCCGACCGCTTCCCGCCACGGGTCGAAACGGCCCCTGCCCCGCCGGAGGCCCGATGA
- a CDS encoding aromatic ring-hydroxylating dioxygenase subunit alpha, translated as MPHMTAFARNQWYVAAYSHEVGREELLGRTILGEPLVFYRTEEDGTPVALHDRCVHRRFPLSESRLDGDRIVCGYHGFTYDTTGTCVYVPGQKRIPRTARVASYPVVEQDSLVWVWIGDPALADPQAIPRARHLDSPGWVTVRGMEPIDADYGLLVDNLLDLSHETYLHGGYIGTPEVAETPITTEVDEGAGIVRVSRHMDDAECPPFYANSTGIEGRITRWQDIEYHAPCLYLLHSRIAPVGVLPEADGSDPNGFHVEITYAITPSADGKVHDFWAVSRDFARDDEEVTTFLRDFNHTVVMQDVDALNLLQKTLGTERTGYQELSINIDTGGLAARRILARLVEEGDKPVEKVQ; from the coding sequence ATGCCTCACATGACCGCCTTCGCCAGGAACCAGTGGTACGTCGCCGCCTACAGCCACGAGGTCGGGCGCGAGGAGTTGCTCGGCCGGACGATCCTCGGTGAGCCGCTCGTCTTCTACCGCACCGAGGAGGACGGGACACCCGTCGCGTTGCACGACCGCTGTGTGCACCGCCGCTTCCCGCTGTCGGAGAGCCGGCTGGACGGCGACCGGATCGTGTGCGGCTACCACGGGTTCACCTACGACACGACCGGCACGTGCGTGTACGTCCCCGGGCAGAAGCGGATCCCGCGCACCGCGCGCGTCGCCTCCTACCCCGTCGTCGAACAGGACTCGCTGGTGTGGGTGTGGATCGGCGACCCGGCGCTCGCCGACCCGCAGGCCATCCCGCGCGCGCGGCACCTGGACTCCCCCGGCTGGGTCACCGTGCGCGGCATGGAGCCGATCGACGCCGACTACGGCCTCCTCGTCGACAACCTCCTCGACCTCTCCCACGAGACGTATCTGCACGGCGGCTACATCGGCACCCCCGAGGTCGCCGAGACGCCGATCACCACCGAGGTCGACGAGGGCGCCGGGATCGTCCGTGTCAGCCGGCACATGGACGACGCGGAGTGCCCGCCGTTCTACGCCAACTCCACCGGCATCGAGGGCCGGATCACCCGCTGGCAGGACATCGAGTACCACGCGCCCTGCCTCTACCTGCTGCACAGCCGCATCGCACCGGTCGGTGTGCTGCCCGAGGCGGACGGCAGCGACCCGAACGGGTTCCACGTCGAGATCACCTACGCGATCACCCCGTCGGCCGACGGCAAGGTCCACGACTTCTGGGCGGTCTCGCGGGACTTCGCCCGGGACGACGAGGAAGTAACCACGTTCCTGAGGGACTTCAACCACACGGTCGTCATGCAGGACGTCGACGCGCTCAACCTGCTGCAGAAGACGCTCGGCACCGAGCGCACCGGCTACCAGGAGCTGAGCATCAACATCGACACCGGCGGGCTGGCCGCCCGCCGCATCCTGGCCCGGCTGGTGGAGGAGGGCGACAAGCCGGTGGAGAAGGTCCAGTGA